Genomic segment of Bubalus kerabau isolate K-KA32 ecotype Philippines breed swamp buffalo chromosome 6, PCC_UOA_SB_1v2, whole genome shotgun sequence:
CTCTCATTTGTTTCcattgaaaaatgtatttaaaaaaaaattttttttaatgatagagaTTTTCTCTGAGTATAGAGTTCTGGTTTGGCAGCTATTTTATTTCAGCACCTTTAAGGTGCTATTCCATTGATTTGTGTTTTCCATTATTGCTACTAAGAAGTCATTTAATAGTCTTAttgttattctttgaaaataatgtatcttttttccctctggctactttgaaaactttttatctttattttcagttgttttacATAATATTCCTACATGCATTTTGTGCgtaggtgtatgtgtgtatatcctGTGTCTGGTTCAAAGTGATTCTCAAATCTGCATCTGATGTTTTCCTCAGGTTTGGAAAACATATGgctattatttcttcatatattgCTATTGATACATTCTATCTCTTCTGTCTATGTGGAACTTCAATTACACATATGCTTAACCTTTTGACTGGGTTCCATATGCCTCATATGCTCTTCCAAGCTCATATAGCTCTTGGCAGAATTTATTCCCTCTGGTTATAGGACTGAGGTTGTGTTTTCTGAGCAGCTGCCAACTGAGATTGCTCTGTTCCTAAAGGTTGGCCACATTCTTTGCCGAATGGTCTTCTTATAAGCTCTTTCAAAATTTGGCAGCTTACTTCTTCAGAGCCAGCAAGGAAAGATCTCTTGATCCTTTTTGCTGAGATGAATGTTTAAAGATGAGTGTGACATGAGTGTGACATCCATCAcctttgttttattctgtttcataGAGGCAAGTCACAGTTCTGCCCACATTCAAGGAGAGAGGATTATACATGGGAGTGGCTCACTGAGGGTCACCTTAGATGCATCTgctattatatatttatcttaaagTTGTGTCTGATAATTTTAATACAGTGATTTTTATGGGTCTGTTTCAGTCAAgtgcttgttttctcttttttttgaaattttcttgctCTTtagcttttcagtcttttctcttaGTATGTTTGGTGTATTTTGATCACATCCTGGACACTCTATATCATTTGCAGATGTAAAAATCATTATACAGCCTGCAGGCTATGTAAAAACCACTAGTTGGCTCATGGGTAAGTAGGCTGTAGTTTGCCTACCCCTGTTctaaattttaacaaatgtaaaCTGTAGAAATAAATTGAGACTTTACATTATATTGTCTTCCTCTAGACAAGATTTTATTTTACCTCCTGTTGGATAGTTAGTCTAAAGGTAAGAGCAAATAACACATGTAGGGATTAAGTAAAATTGAACTGGTTTCATTCTTTGTGAGGGtgaatttatttccattttaccctTTTGCCTAAGGTATAGACCACACATATGGATACTTCTAGATGCTCTGCTCAGTTTTTAGGCTTTTGACCAAAGATGACAGACATTAGGTTACGGTCTCACAAAGAAACTACAGAGAAGTGGGTATCAGGCTAACATTTCtatatgtcttttctttctggaatCTTGACTCCTCTACTTTTCACTGACTTAGAAGCTATATCTACATCATATAGTCATTATAATATCATTCTAGGGAAAGAGGAAAACTAGTTCTTTCCTTAAATTCTATAGGAATATGAAGAGTAGCAGGGTGGAAAGGACCCAGGTAATGGTCGCTTATTAATCGGTTCTCTTAGTTAGTCTTAGCTGCTCCATTTGTACAatggggatgctgctgctgctgctaagtcgcttcattcgtgtctgactctgtgcgaccccatagatggcagcccaccaggctcccccgtccctgggatcctccaggcaagaacactggagtgggatgccatttccttctccaatgcatgaaagggaaaagtgaaagtgaagtcgctcagtcgtgtccgactctgtgtgaccccatggactgcagcccactaggctcctctgtccatgggattttccaggcaagagcactggagtggggtgccattgccttgtccacaATGGGGATAATAGTATTCAAATATGTAACTACTTTATTATGTGAGGTTATATAtgctgtgtacacacacatatatatatgcatatatttactgTGAGGTTATATAAAACAATATGAAGGATGCAGAATGAGAGCTCTCATCTGGTTAGATattattgtcatcatcatcacATGATTATATCATTACTCAATCATAAATAAACAGAGGCCCAGATAAGAAAAGTGTCTATCCAAACAGTGATCAAGTCAGTGGCCGATATGGAAACTGAAACCTAGGCAAACAGAATTGCTAGTCTGACGCTTTTTTCACCGTAACCAAGGTGTCTTTTTAGATTGCTATCGCTAGTAGTGCCACCATACAATTTCAAATTAAATTCTATCTAGCCACTGTTTACTGAGAATTATTTTGTGTCCAGAATTGTGCTGCTGTGACTTCTGAAGCTGGATTTTAGGAATTTAAGTTCTGGTTTCCCATTTATCACCCCAGTATCATAGAAAAGTTACATGATATCTTTGTGCTGGTTTTCTATtctgaaaacaaatataattatgTTACCTTATGCATTTATTGTTAGGATTATATTAATACATGCACATTACAGAGTCTACTACTTAGCATATAGTAAGCAAATATAAAAAGTGTTAGTAATTGTTTTTATTAGTGGTAGTAGCTGTAGGTACTGTCAGAGAACAAAAGAATGAGAGTCTCGGTCTAAAGGTACTCTCAGTCAAGTTAGAGATGTgagaccaatgcaaagaaaatgATTAAAGGGTTAAAAATATGTGACAATTCAACGTTAGCTTTTACATATTTGAAGGTTATCAACACCCATGAACATCTAGGTAGactatgaatttttttaaatttttttttagattttatttttaaacacaaaataattCTCAACAAACAGTGGCTAGATAGAATTTAATTTGAAATTGTATGCTGGCACTACTAGCGATAGCAATCTAAAAAGACACCTTGGTTACGGTGAAAAAAGTGTCAGACTAGCAATTCTGTTTACCCAGGTTTCAGTTTCCATATCAGCTACTGACTTGATTACTGTTTGAGTAGACACTTTTTTATCTGGGCCTCTGTTTATTCATCATTGAGTGATGATATAATGATGTGACATAATGAATTTTTTTGTAAGTATATGAAAGATGACCTGGCAAGGATGAGGCCCTGGTGGAACTGAGTTAGGGGCTCCTAAATAACATAGGATTTATGGTGAGCATATATCCTatatattgggacttccctggtggctcagatggtaaagcgtcggcctacaatgcaggagaccaggttcaatccctgggtcgggaagatctcctggaggagaaaatgacaacccactccagtattcttgcctggaaaatcccatggaccgagaagcctggtgggctacagtccatggggtcgcaaagagtcagacatgactgagtgacttttaagTAAGTAAGTTATGGTGATCAGAGCAAAGCTGAGAAAGGTCAGTGTGTAAAACTCCTTACAACATAATTCATGGACTGGATTGATGATTTTACTCTAAGATTTTAATCTGATTCAAGTGTCAGAGTATCGGAACATCAACCATGTGTGTAAGAGGCAGGAGGGATTCATGCTTAAACCCTACTCGGCAATTATTGTTTCTCTTCTGCCGCTTACGAAGAGTCATTCCACAAGATCTTGAGCCACTCTCCTTTGGCACCAGAGAAATGGACAGAGAGCATGTTGTGTATCTTAGCAGGACCATGGCCAGCCCTAATAGAACTTGAAGTCAGACTTTTTACCCCAGAGATTCCTCCTAATAACCAAGGGAACTCTCTGCTCCCAAACATTAATCTTGGGATTAGGAAGTGAGCTGCCTGACTAATAAGGTCTCCAGGTACTCTGCTGTTTGGATTATGTCTTCTGCTATTGATCATTTGGGAGTAGTCAGTGCTATTTTGGGGAAGGAGACCCCAGAGTTTGAGCAGACATTTGCACATTACTAGGAAACCTCAAGCCAGAGTTACTGCTTTGTGACTCAATGAGAAGCTTCTTCCAGGAGTATGGGCTGTGAGAACCTAGAGGAAATTAATGTTTAGGAAATTAATTGTCTGTCCTTCACTTCTAATCTCAGGCACTGGAAGAGAGGGATAAGCATTGTTTCCTTCCTGTCTAGTAGTTTTACATATTGCATCTTGGGAGGTATCTAAAGATCTGCCATGTAAGGGGGAATTCCAATTAAACTGTAGCTCTGCTCAGTAAGATGTTAGTGACcttcagataaaaagaaaaaacttgtagACTACTTGATAAAAGGACAAATTTTTACACAGTGGTCTAAACTTAAATAACCAATAGGTTTAAATAATTATTAGGAAATTCAATGATGATCTGGGAAACTTATAACTATGTAGTAAAAATCCATATCTATTATTGCAGGCATTCAAAGTTCCAGAGTGGGTGATGCAACTCTTGTACATGAATACAGCTCTCTAGAAGACCCGAAAAACAAGCCCCTTGGTGAGTTTCATTTCCTGATATATAGAATATTTATTATAGTATATATTCAGTTTCACACAGCCAGTGATAAGTCTATACAAAAGGGAACATGATCTTTCCTAGAAACTATTGTGATTTCTGATTTAGAAAATGTAGATGTATAAACTAACATAGAGAAGAGGGACATAAGTCTTTAAAGGCCTTCAGTTGGGTCCTGtacaaaaagattttcaaaaaaaaattttttttttttttaagattttcaaaaatttaacctCCATGAGGACAAGGACCATTCCTTGGTCATTTTTGCTTTCTGAGTATTAGCACAGTACTTATACCTTGTGACTACTTAACAAACAGGGCTACTGAAGAAATGGTTTTGTTTGGGTTTGAAGCAAGGTTTTACTATTCAcgggaaacaaacaaaacaaaacaaagcaaaaaaacgGGAATGATGAGATAAAAAAAGCTCTCTTCACTGAGACAAAATGCAAATAGTGCATTCATCCACGACTGAGGCAGGAGCAGGCTTTGTTTCActttggtggtgggggggagtcatttatttgaaataaataaaaggtagcAAAGACTCCACAGTCAAAGAAATTATCTGGATTTTGAGGTTTCTGTCCATCTGTACCTTCcctatttttttggtctcccatGCTTCCTCCTACACCCTAGATGAGTAATCCTACCCTTGCCAGTGTTTTTCATTTCCCCATTCCACTCTGCACCCCTTTGCTGACTGTTCTATCTGTTAGAATCTCCCATATGATGGTGCTGGGGTTTAGTTTTTTAGAGTGTTAGCAATTAAGAGCTGTCTAATGGTCTGGAGGAGAGGGAAACAAATATTTTAGGCTGCCAGCATGAGTAAGGTCTTCTGGCCAACAAAGTGAAATTAACCTATTCATCCTGAATAACCTGGATGAATTTCAAATCAAATGTGTGAGTATAGTGAAAACTGTGATTTTATAGTGCTGAATTCCAAACTATTGCTTATAACCCAGAAACACAATCCAGAAGTCACAGATTAGTCCTAGATATATATTAGCTGAGGGGACTAACATGATCTAAGGGAGAAGTAAAATATTGGGCATCTTCAAGGAGATTAGAATCAAAGATGAAAGTCTTATTGTACCTAATTCATACCTTTGTTGATATAGTACATGTAACAGTGTATGTTCTGATCAATGTACatcaacaaaaatttttaaagagcaagAAAAAGTCCATATGAACAATGGGaaggtaaataataaaatttataaaatcaagACTAGAATCACAGGCTTATTTATATACCCTAGAATGCTAGGTTTACCCTATCCTGCTTCTCTGAAGTATTTAAACCGGTTTAAAAATATGTGGAAAGTAAAAAGAAgtactagggaattccctggccatccagtggttaggattcagtactttcactgctgaggatgCAGGTTCCATTGCTGGttgcagaactaagatcctgcagaaGAAAGTACTAATAAAACTATTATTCATTAAAGGCTCCCTATGTGTTGAGTCCTGTTATCAAACTCTTCTAATATATTAACTCATGTAATACTTATGTCAACTTTGTGGAGCATTACTGTATTCAATATACAAATAAGTTTAAATATTATGCCTAAAATTTAGAGAGGCTAATGAAGgaatttaagggcttcccaggtggctcagtgagtaaagaatacATCTCTGATGTAGGAGACAaatgtttgatctctggatcaggaaggtcctctggaagagggcatggcaacccatatcagtattcttgcctggagaatcccatggacagaggaaactggcaggctacagtccatgggatcacaaagagtcagacatgactgaagtgacttagcacgcacacatgtagGAATTTGTGCAAGAAATCTTCatcagtggatttttaaaaagaattttatgacAACATTCAGGAGGAAGACTTGGACTAAGGTCAGCTTAAATAAAGGGGATTAATTAGGAAAACTTTTTTGAGGTTGAAAATTGAGTGTTGGTAAGAAGCATGGAGAGGAGAAGACAGAGTGGAGAGAATTTCAGGAAGCACTGTCTTCAGGAACGAACAGGAAAGGAATATAATTTGGATCTATCTTAGCTTCCTGAATAACAGTAATGGTTAAACGGTGGGTAATCAGGAGTAGATATAGGTTTATGGGCAATGTTAACTCTGTTCGAGTATGGTCTCCAATCCGGAGTTCACATCGAGTAAGCACATTTCTATCCCCATCATAACTTGGAATATAcaatattgaaatgaaaaatagaacatCTGTTACAGAACATCTTCTCTGATTAAAAGTTTTGTCTTTTCTCACACTAGGGAAACCTTTTCATTCTTGAAGTTACTTGAAGGGGTAAgttcatatttatttcatttatttcattctctcCTTGCCTTTGGCTAGAATTCAGGGAAATAAGCTAAATACCTGCATGGTCTTTTTGAGTCTTTCATGATCACAGTTGATTTTAGTGCAGGACTTAGGGAAGTAAAGCCTAGGACAAAGGGTTCTGAGGAGAAGTCATTCTAGGACCCTTGCAGGACATTTGGTCTTGGTAGTGCATTCTGACAGTGTTGAAAGAATATCAGCTGTGGGTATCTTGTGTCTTTCACTTAGATCACTGTTCCCCATTGGATGCTGAGGGGGCTAATTCAAAAGTGCTGGAGGAGGACACTTGCTTTGGCCAGTTTATTTTTGACAGTTGAATGAGTCTAAAATGATATGTCACCATCTTGccttgcatttccctaattaaTACTGAGATTTGAATATGTCATTATATGTTTATTGGCTGTAAGTATCTtctctcctgaaaaaaaaaaaaaaaaaaaagaatgttggaGGAAGAACTTTAGAGCTGGGCGTCTTCCTGAACCTGGACTCACCTCTTCAATGGCTGGGTAATTATTTCTACAAATCTGCCTTTTGATGtgcctctcttttctttctcagatCTATTTCTGCCATAAACCCCAGGTTCCTGGGATAAAACCTTTATAGTACTAAAGAAAAGAGGGGGAAAGTGATGGCTCTGAGCATGTGGTCTAACCTGAACACTGATGACTCTTGAGGGCTCAGGCATTGCTTAGAGAATGGACACACCCTTCACTGAAGGCCTTGGTCCAGCCTACTATCTTTCATGACTACCTCATCAtacctttctttcctttgctgaGCTCTTCTAGACCTCAACCTCCCTCAATGCCAAAACCAAACTCCACTTCTGTGGCTGAGTTCCTTTTTGAAGGTTTCTCCAGCTTTGGGTGGCAGCACAGGCTTGGTTTCTTTGTTGTCTTTCTAACTTTGTACCTGCTGACTCTCTCTGGCAATGCcgttattttgaatattattcGCCTGGACCGTCATCTTCATActcccatgtactttttcctaaGCATGCTGTCCATCTCTGAGACCTGCTATACTGTGGCCATCATTCCCTGTATGCTTTCTGGCCTCTTGAGTTCTCATCAGACCATTTCTCTCCAAGGCTGTGCCACTCAGCTCTTTTTCTATCTAACCTTTGGTATCAATAACTGCTTCTTGCTCACAGCCATGGGATATGATCGCTACATGGCCATCTGCAACCCTCTACGGTATACGGTCATCATGAGTAAAGAGGCCTGTATCCAGCTGGCAACTGGGTCCCTGGGAATTGGCCTGAGTATGGCCATTGTCCAGGTAACGTCTGTGTTTGGCCTGCCCTTCTGTGATGCCTTTGTCATCTCTCACTTCTTTTGTGACGTGAGACCCCTGCTGAAGCTGGCCTGCACAGACACCGCTGTCAATGAGATCATCAACATTTTTGTCAGTATTTGTGTCCTTGTTGTACCCATGGGACTGGTATTCATCTCTTATGTCCTCATCATCTCCACCATCCTCAAGATTGCTTCAGCTGAGGGTCGGAAGAAGGCCTCTGCCACCTGCGCCTCCCACCTCATCGTGGTCATCATCCACTATGGCTGTGCCTCTATCATTTACTTGAAGCCTAAGTCCCAGAGTTCCTTGGGGCAGGACAGACTCATCTCAGTGACCTACACAGTGATCACCCCTCTGCTAAACCCTGTCGTGTACAGTCTGAGGAACCAGGATGTCAAAGATGCTTTGTGCAGAGCCGTGGGGCGAAAACCCCTCTCCTCTTAGTGAGGAGAGCTGTGGAAGGccttttctctcatttcataaacatatattaattttaatgctGTTTTAGTAATGCTGCTCAGTATGGGATCAAGAATAGACTGAATTGGGTGCTAAAACTGGAGGCTTCCATTTGAGTTAGTCATGCTTCTCTGTGTTCTCCTTAAGAGAGGATAGAAAATGACTTATCATACCCTTAAGAATACAGGGAAAAGATTTATCTGTTTGGGTCATGCATACCCATATTCTGTCACACACTCATGTACATACATATCTAAATATGTCCTGAGAATATGTTGGGTTATACAACTACAGTAAGACAAAAAATTCAGCAGAGTTCTAAAAGGCTAATGAATAAAGAGCTTGGAAACCACCTCAGAAAAACCTCTGTTGTGTTGGTTAAGGGCGTAGAAGTAATTTGTGCAAAATTTTGTTTAACAAGTAAGTGTGGAGACACAAGCATGTCCTTTTCTGTGGATGTTGAAGGCTTTTTGTAATCTGATTTTGCTGCTTGCTAATATCCCACCACAGCCTGAGGGATCTTCAAAAGGCAAACGAACGAACAAAAAAACCCACTCTCCAAGTAGATAGAACTGCCCTAACTGACTATTTCTGGAAATGAGGAGTACAAATGTGGTAATGCAAAAGATCTTCAGCTACTGAGAGCACAGAGGTGGGTTGTCCAGTCCCAAGATACCTAGGTAAAAACTAGTGAGAAAACTCCTTGGGAAAGGAGATCATGATGAACAGTTTAATGCTTTCACACCTCCAACACAGGAGTGAAAGAGGATAGAGGCTGGGAGGAGCCAAAAAGAATCAGAGTTCCTTTTGCAGAGTAGACCTAAATCTTTGAAGTAGTGTTATAAATGTAAGCACTTTAACTGCAGCTTCTGAAGTCATTTATTAATAAGAAGAAGTCTGAAGCTtgatttaatgaaaaaattttcCAGTCAGCTCCTAAGCTATCATGGTTTCCCAGcagctaagtggtaaagaatctgcctgccagtgcagaagaggcaggtttgacccctgggtcaggaagatcccctggagaaggaaatggcaacccactccactattcttacctgggaaatcccacagacagaagaacctggtgggctacagtccatggggtcacaaaagaattgaacacaactcaGCAGCTTAACAACAAAAACCACCTAAACTTTCAGAGGTTAATCTTCAGAAATTTGTTCTTAGATATTCCCAACTTAAAACCTGAGTTTAAAAAACAGCACTTTATGTCTGAGCATCACAGAAGGTGAAAGCATATGCTCTGGTTCTCTCTCCCTCATCCTTTCACTCCACTCTGGCCTTCTATACTAAAGAACAGGTATAGCCTGCATTTCAAACACAGCTTCTGCAGTCTCCAGAATCTAGCTGATCCCATGGGCTGATCCTGCAGAGGCAAAATGTCACTTGTAAGAGTGTCATGAAGTTATCTAGGTGCTGAAAATGGGACAAACCAATGGAAATTAACAAATCTTCTAAGTCAACTGAATATATCTAGCTTTGCTGAAAAACACTGGTGTATAAAATCTGACAagagataaaagataaaaaatatcttTGCCTTGGTGACCATATTTTTAGAAATGACAGAGTCAGTTTATTTCTGTTAGGATAGCCAGAAAACAGTTATACTTTTTTCCTTAGTAGCTCTGTTTAATATAGATAAAACTGTTAGGTAAAGATCTGATGGCCAGTGTCATACTCACTCCAGTTTGAAATTGTATTTGGTAGCTGCTCTGGTGCGGCCCCTTCAGGACCCACACATCTATTTCCCTAGCTGCTGGAAATGTCTTGGGCTGACAGCTTGCAGCTGAACCCCGCTTCTGGAACTACCATGCTAAAGAACTGCCATCTCCAGAGTCATAGCCCCTTCCCATGGGTGGGCTTCCCAATGACTTATCTTTTTCAGGGTATAGACTGGCACCCTTTCCTCAATTTAAGATAGCTATGAAGGGTACTCCCAGATTCAGGAATTCCTATCTGTGAGATGATTTGCGGTTTCTGCGTGACTCCATCACATTTCCACTTCCCCCTCTACCTTCATCCCACAGGGGTGTTGATGCTGAGAGCACTCCCTAATAAACTTGCTGCTTTCAAATCTCTGTTTCAGACTCTGTTTCTTAGAGATCCTAGTCTGCAACTTTTAAGATCCCATTTCTAGAACAGTGGTTGGTCAATGGAGACTTCAAATTTGCAGCCTTGATATGAGCTAGTGAAGGTAGAAGATCAGTGGttcctgtattttaattttaaaaagatgttaattttcaaaaatttaatccTGTTAATTGATATTTACTCTGGTTCAGCTTAGTCTGTGGCAGTGCAGTATTACCTTGTTGCAAactggtaaataaataaattaattaattaaaattagcaTTTTTCTCAGAATCCACAGGAAATCATTTCTTTGTCTTCAAAAATTTCTCTGCAAGCAAGTTCAatttctgccggggtccagccctggtggatccagggaattcgaagcggggatggcatcagcgaggatcaggaaacaattgcttaattaaacgttaattaaggatataaagagtaatagaataaggataggtcagtgagaaaatttagtggagaaaagaggctgaataattcagccagaaggtgagagaaagaacgacatggggagaccaagtttcagtgaacaaggcccgcactttattttccaaagtagtttttataccttaagttatgcatagaggataatgggggaaggggtagagtcatgcagc
This window contains:
- the LOC129655947 gene encoding olfactory receptor 10J3-like; this translates as MPKPNSTSVAEFLFEGFSSFGWQHRLGFFVVFLTLYLLTLSGNAVILNIIRLDRHLHTPMYFFLSMLSISETCYTVAIIPCMLSGLLSSHQTISLQGCATQLFFYLTFGINNCFLLTAMGYDRYMAICNPLRYTVIMSKEACIQLATGSLGIGLSMAIVQVTSVFGLPFCDAFVISHFFCDVRPLLKLACTDTAVNEIINIFVSICVLVVPMGLVFISYVLIISTILKIASAEGRKKASATCASHLIVVIIHYGCASIIYLKPKSQSSLGQDRLISVTYTVITPLLNPVVYSLRNQDVKDALCRAVGRKPLSS